One Bacteroidales bacterium genomic region harbors:
- a CDS encoding SEC-C domain-containing protein, translating into MGKSGTSDNPIRIRVNNEIRMEEVVGICEKNNWRYICGIEPDHPEDISELEYMLNPKSFGGKRPKMKQIDNLPVVNTEPMINRNDPCPCGSGKKYKKCCLMK; encoded by the coding sequence ATGGGGAAATCTGGAACATCGGACAATCCAATTAGAATACGCGTGAATAATGAAATTCGAATGGAGGAGGTCGTAGGAATTTGTGAAAAAAACAATTGGAGATACATCTGTGGAATAGAACCTGACCATCCAGAGGACATTTCAGAATTGGAATATATGCTAAATCCAAAATCGTTTGGTGGTAAAAGGCCGAAAATGAAACAAATTGACAATTTGCCAGTAGTAAATACTGAGCCAATGATTAACCGAAATGATCCTTGTCCTTGTGGAAGTGGAAAGAAGTATAAAAAATGCTGTTTAATGAAATAA
- a CDS encoding DUF6398 domain-containing protein, with protein sequence MEKMEKLAIESRKNQILTLIKEFCKQKLDDDYFELSERLLNKLGRKRDVPFMSGKIEIWAAAVIHALGTINFLFDKSFEPYVTVEEINVFFGTNKSSTGTKSKFIRDLLNLGYFDAEFSTQHITQNNPFERLRMVNGFIISTDLIPKILPKKEKKNKSDHSGPDLFSSE encoded by the coding sequence ATGGAAAAAATGGAAAAATTGGCGATTGAAAGCAGAAAAAATCAAATCCTTACTTTGATTAAAGAGTTTTGTAAACAAAAACTTGATGATGATTATTTTGAATTATCAGAACGGCTTTTAAATAAACTTGGAAGAAAAAGAGATGTTCCATTTATGAGTGGAAAGATTGAAATATGGGCCGCTGCAGTTATCCATGCTCTGGGAACGATAAATTTCCTGTTCGATAAATCATTTGAACCCTACGTGACAGTTGAAGAAATCAATGTTTTTTTTGGAACAAATAAATCTTCGACCGGAACAAAATCAAAATTCATAAGAGATTTATTGAATCTTGGATATTTTGACGCAGAATTTTCCACACAACATATTACACAAAATAATCCATTTGAAAGGTTAAGGATGGTCAATGGGTTTATCATTTCAACAGATTTAATTCCTAAAATACTTCCAAAAAAAGAAAAGAAAAACAAGTCAGACCATTCTGGTCCGGACCTATTTTCATCAGAATAA
- a CDS encoding T9SS type A sorting domain-containing protein, which translates to MADPLQASNHSVNSKSVLENDLGQTRFDHQNNHSVNSRIVLFPDGTIAGIWTKGQSEPSFPERGTGYNYFDGSAWGPAPTGRIETIRAGWPSVAAWNGNGEIVVSHQGGPLPLVMNTRPVKGTGNWTENLIPIPAGCVGVMWPNMITNGPNNNYIHILACSFPAISGGAPYLGLDPALLYYRSLDGGATWDKAGIQIPGMDSTNYSFFLAETFAWGSPKGDTIYFAVGGSFTDTFIMKSTDNGETWTKITILGNVNKKIPDGTAYLPSWRSTDGAVTCEMDQNGVIHFASGIGGGSIEDSADNFIFDLNGLIYWNTTMPMLQDSLNLDTLDAHGQLLGYYSDGPNPGDTLNVVPGSRVGLTSRPQISVDELNNLFVIYSGITWQNPNPEGINYRHIFGRARFHDQTTWSTGPIDLNADSSCNGNEFNFAAMTKQISGDKLRILYQTSDQPGMASWSSAIPYHDNIIQYREIPYNAFLPIGTEENPAGRRNMVSQNYPNPANGLTYFNVNLDNAAHVVVDVSNVMGQKIMSNDKGILNAGMHKMTIDGNLLTSGIYFYTVTIGGESFVHR; encoded by the coding sequence GTGGCTGATCCCTTGCAGGCCAGTAACCATTCCGTTAATTCCAAATCAGTTCTTGAAAATGACCTTGGCCAGACACGATTCGATCATCAAAACAATCATTCCGTAAATAGCAGGATTGTACTTTTCCCCGATGGCACTATTGCGGGCATCTGGACCAAAGGGCAGTCAGAACCGAGCTTTCCTGAAAGGGGGACCGGCTATAATTATTTCGACGGCTCAGCTTGGGGCCCGGCACCAACAGGCAGGATTGAGACAATAAGAGCAGGATGGCCATCGGTTGCTGCATGGAACGGGAATGGCGAAATTGTCGTTTCTCACCAGGGTGGACCCTTGCCTCTTGTAATGAACACCCGGCCTGTGAAAGGAACCGGAAACTGGACCGAGAATTTAATTCCGATACCTGCCGGATGTGTTGGCGTTATGTGGCCGAATATGATCACCAACGGCCCCAACAATAACTATATTCACATTCTTGCCTGCTCTTTCCCCGCAATCAGCGGCGGAGCGCCATATCTGGGACTGGATCCCGCACTCCTGTATTACCGTTCACTGGATGGGGGAGCAACCTGGGATAAAGCCGGCATTCAGATCCCAGGCATGGATTCCACCAATTATTCCTTTTTTCTGGCAGAAACCTTTGCCTGGGGCAGCCCGAAAGGCGACACCATCTACTTTGCTGTGGGCGGTTCATTTACTGATACCTTCATCATGAAATCAACCGATAACGGGGAAACCTGGACCAAGATCACCATCCTGGGCAATGTAAATAAGAAAATTCCCGATGGTACCGCCTATCTGCCTTCCTGGAGATCAACTGACGGTGCCGTTACCTGTGAAATGGACCAGAACGGGGTTATCCATTTTGCATCCGGTATTGGCGGCGGATCCATTGAAGATAGCGCTGACAATTTCATCTTCGATTTAAACGGTCTCATATATTGGAACACCACCATGCCCATGCTTCAGGATAGTCTGAATCTTGATACCCTGGATGCGCATGGCCAGTTGCTGGGTTATTATTCCGACGGCCCGAACCCCGGCGATACACTGAACGTCGTCCCCGGTTCCCGGGTTGGCCTGACCAGCCGCCCGCAAATTTCGGTTGATGAATTAAACAACCTGTTTGTAATTTATTCCGGTATCACGTGGCAAAATCCCAATCCGGAAGGGATCAATTACCGGCATATCTTTGGCCGTGCCAGATTCCATGACCAGACAACCTGGTCAACCGGGCCGATAGACCTCAATGCTGACTCCAGCTGTAACGGAAATGAATTTAATTTCGCAGCTATGACAAAACAGATCAGCGGTGATAAATTGCGGATCCTGTATCAGACCTCTGATCAACCCGGAATGGCTTCCTGGAGTTCAGCAATTCCTTACCATGACAATATAATTCAGTACCGGGAAATACCGTATAACGCCTTCTTGCCAATCGGAACTGAGGAAAATCCGGCCGGAAGAAGAAATATGGTCAGCCAGAACTATCCTAACCCTGCTAATGGGTTGACATACTTCAATGTCAACCTGGATAATGCGGCCCATGTGGTGGTAGATGTCTCCAATGTAATGGGACAGAAGATCATGAGCAACGACAAAGGAATACTTAATGCCGGGATGCACAAAATGACCATTGACGGGAACCTGCTGACATCCGGAATTTATTTCTACACTGTTACGATCGGAGGCGAATCTTTTGTTCACAGG